A segment of the Ipomoea triloba cultivar NCNSP0323 chromosome 1, ASM357664v1 genome:
TCTCAAGCAAAGTATTGTTTGTTTTTAGATAGAGGGCGAGCCGATTAAGCTGGGCGTTATTGTTAGTTAGTTAGATGCGGCGATGAGTTGCAACGGCTGCCGGATTCTCCGAAAGGGTTGCAATGAGAATTGCATACTCAGAGAAAGCCTCCAGGGCATTACAACTCCTCAAGCTCAAGCTAATGCGACTCTCTTCGTCGCTAAATTCTTCGGCCGGGCCGGGCTCATGTCGTTCCTCTCCTCCGTTCCCGCCTCCCAGAGGCCAGGTATTTGTTTAATTACCCCTCAATTTGTGGTGTATAGTATAGAATTATAGATtaatttgtgtgtatatatatatacatgcagcGTTGTTCCAATCGCTGCTATTTGAAGCCTGTGGACGGACGGTGAACCCGGTGCACGGAGCCGTGGGACTGCTGTGGACAGGGAACTGGCACCTGTGCCAGACGGCGGTGGAGACGGTGTTGCGAGGCGGAGTATTGCACGCGCCGTCGGATTTCGCAGGCGATTCGGCGGAGGAGACCGACGATGCGAAATTGTTCAATCCGCATGAAGCGAGTGTAAGATCGGTGATTGACGATCTAGATCTGGGGCTGAGGATGTCCAGTGAAGGGAAGGTAAACCGGCAAACGGCGATGAGGAGGAGGAGTCGGAGGCGCGGAACGCCGTCGGAGGAGTCGGAAATCACTACTTCAGAGAGCTGTTATGCGTA
Coding sequences within it:
- the LOC116033526 gene encoding LOB domain-containing protein 38-like encodes the protein MSCNGCRILRKGCNENCILRESLQGITTPQAQANATLFVAKFFGRAGLMSFLSSVPASQRPALFQSLLFEACGRTVNPVHGAVGLLWTGNWHLCQTAVETVLRGGVLHAPSDFAGDSAEETDDAKLFNPHEASVRSVIDDLDLGLRMSSEGKVNRQTAMRRRSRRRGTPSEESEITTSESCYAYHQNEGNDVKLLRLFF